A portion of the Streptomyces sp. NBC_01335 genome contains these proteins:
- a CDS encoding PP2C family protein-serine/threonine phosphatase: MAGGVGARRFVRMLPALLIAGGLVFDIASPPRFTAVPLFVAAPLIAAPFASRAGTIRIGVASLSAVIAMRVYVGTIGQIVPIIETLTVFTTAVLALVINGVVRRGNEQLASARIIAETAMRAVLPVPAERVGGLHVAARYEAAQADEYVGGDLFAVADTPYGVRLVLGDVRGKGLDAVEAVAVIIGAFREAAEQEESLEGVAQRLERALARDAARRGGLDPVEGFVTAVLAEIPEGAATLRIVNRGHPEPLLLHAGGALDVLRPSMPALPLGMALGAWPDQVDEWDLPPGATLLTYTDGLSEARDRAGVFYDPAQRLRGRIFPGPDELLTALTDDVRLHTGGRSTDDLALLAVARPAEDQPERRTTVPIVGRGRG; this comes from the coding sequence ATGGCCGGGGGTGTGGGCGCCCGGCGTTTCGTACGGATGCTGCCTGCCCTGCTCATCGCCGGCGGACTCGTCTTCGACATCGCCTCACCGCCCCGCTTCACGGCGGTGCCCCTGTTCGTCGCCGCCCCCCTGATCGCCGCGCCGTTCGCCTCCCGGGCCGGCACCATCCGGATCGGTGTCGCCTCGCTCTCCGCCGTCATCGCGATGCGGGTCTACGTGGGCACCATCGGGCAGATCGTCCCGATCATCGAGACGCTCACCGTCTTCACCACGGCCGTGCTGGCGCTCGTCATCAACGGAGTCGTACGGCGCGGCAACGAGCAGCTCGCCTCCGCCCGGATCATCGCGGAGACCGCCATGCGTGCGGTGCTGCCCGTCCCGGCCGAGCGGGTCGGCGGGCTCCATGTCGCCGCGCGGTACGAGGCGGCGCAGGCGGACGAGTACGTCGGCGGCGACCTCTTCGCCGTCGCGGACACCCCGTACGGCGTACGCCTCGTGCTCGGCGACGTACGGGGCAAGGGGCTCGACGCGGTCGAGGCGGTGGCGGTGATCATCGGCGCCTTCCGGGAGGCGGCCGAGCAGGAGGAGTCGCTGGAGGGGGTGGCGCAGCGGCTGGAACGGGCGCTGGCCAGGGACGCCGCACGGCGCGGGGGACTGGACCCGGTGGAGGGGTTCGTGACCGCGGTGCTCGCCGAGATCCCGGAGGGCGCCGCGACCTTGCGGATCGTCAACCGGGGCCACCCCGAACCGTTGCTGCTCCATGCCGGAGGGGCGCTGGACGTGCTGCGGCCGAGCATGCCCGCGCTGCCCCTCGGCATGGCGCTGGGCGCCTGGCCGGACCAGGTGGACGAGTGGGACCTCCCGCCGGGTGCGACCCTGCTGACCTACACGGACGGGCTCTCCGAGGCACGCGACCGGGCGGGCGTGTTCTACGACCCGGCCCAGCGGCTGCGCGGGCGGATCTTCCCGGGGCCCGACGAGCTGCTGACGGCGCTCACCGACGACGTCCGGCTGCACACCGGTGGCCGCTCCACGGACGACCTGGCGCTGCTCGCGGTCGCCCGGCCGGCGGAGGACCAGCCGGAGCGCCGGACCACCGTGCCGATCGTGGGCCGGGGGAGGGGCTGA
- a CDS encoding GntR family transcriptional regulator has product MPRDTPYLQVADALRDRIRSGEWAVGDKLPSRARIAKEYGVGASVAQRAMERLTIEGILEGRAGSGTYVRRPRERGRMIRTKRPESHSPSPYRAVLNAQDHEGTWESRSAARTPAPERIAERLDIEPGDLCVVTDYEFLMEGLPVQLSRSWEPMAITGDTPVVLPEMGPHAGIGVVERMRSIGVRVVRAVEIPRPARANQEQANLLGISIGGLITEMERTFYDSDGRPVETADIVVPDVRWEIAYEIAVEQRA; this is encoded by the coding sequence ATGCCTCGCGACACCCCTTACCTTCAGGTGGCCGACGCTCTCCGTGACCGCATTCGGTCGGGCGAGTGGGCCGTGGGCGACAAGTTGCCCAGCCGCGCCCGCATCGCCAAGGAGTACGGGGTCGGCGCATCCGTCGCGCAGCGTGCCATGGAGCGGCTCACCATCGAGGGCATCCTCGAAGGCCGTGCCGGGTCCGGTACCTACGTCCGCAGGCCGCGTGAGCGCGGGCGCATGATCCGTACCAAGCGGCCCGAGAGTCACAGCCCCTCGCCCTACCGTGCCGTCCTCAACGCCCAAGACCACGAGGGGACATGGGAATCGAGGTCCGCCGCCCGGACGCCGGCGCCCGAGCGCATCGCGGAGCGGCTGGACATCGAGCCCGGTGACCTCTGCGTCGTCACCGACTACGAGTTCCTCATGGAAGGGCTGCCCGTCCAGCTCTCCAGGAGCTGGGAGCCGATGGCGATCACCGGGGACACCCCGGTCGTGCTCCCCGAGATGGGCCCGCACGCCGGGATCGGCGTGGTCGAACGGATGCGGTCGATCGGCGTCCGCGTCGTGCGCGCCGTCGAGATCCCGCGCCCGGCCCGCGCCAACCAGGAGCAGGCGAACCTCCTCGGCATCAGCATCGGTGGCCTGATCACCGAGATGGAGCGCACCTTCTACGACAGCGACGGCCGCCCGGTCGAGACCGCGGACATCGTGGTGCCGGACGTTCGGTGGGAGATCGCGTACGAGATCGCCGTCGAGCAGCGGGCGTAG